The Acinetobacter pittii genome contains a region encoding:
- the carA gene encoding glutamine-hydrolyzing carbamoyl-phosphate synthase small subunit has product MSTPAILALADGTIFKGTSIGATGSTTGEVVFNTAMTGYQEILTDPSYAQQIVTLTYPHIGNTGCNAEDVESGRIHKVWANGLIIRDLPLLHSNFRAEQSLSEYLQAHNVVAIADIDTRKLTRILRDKGAQNGCILAGENITEEEAIAKARAFGGLNGLDLAKECCDPTGFEWSEGSWTLGQGFSQPELKYHVVAYDYGVKTNILRMLADRGCKLTVVPAETPAEKVLALNPDGVFLSNGPGDPAACDYAIEAVKTIVETTTLPVFGICLGHQILALASGAKTVKMNHGHHGANHPVQNLEDGTVMITSQNHGFAVDAETLPANLKATHKSLFDGTLQGIHRTDKPAFSFQGHPEASPGPHDCAPLFDHFIELIEASKQ; this is encoded by the coding sequence TTGAGCACCCCCGCCATTTTAGCCCTCGCAGATGGAACGATCTTTAAAGGAACGTCAATCGGCGCAACGGGAAGTACGACTGGAGAAGTCGTTTTTAACACAGCCATGACAGGCTATCAAGAAATTTTGACTGACCCAAGTTATGCACAACAAATTGTGACATTAACTTACCCTCATATTGGTAACACTGGTTGCAACGCGGAAGACGTTGAATCTGGTCGTATCCATAAAGTATGGGCGAATGGTTTAATTATTCGTGATCTTCCACTACTACACAGCAACTTCCGTGCTGAACAGTCTTTAAGTGAATATTTGCAAGCGCACAATGTTGTTGCGATTGCGGATATTGATACACGTAAATTAACGCGTATTTTACGTGACAAAGGTGCACAAAATGGTTGCATCCTTGCTGGCGAAAATATTACTGAAGAAGAAGCAATTGCCAAAGCTCGTGCTTTTGGTGGTTTAAATGGTTTAGATCTTGCAAAAGAATGCTGTGATCCAACAGGCTTTGAGTGGTCTGAAGGTTCATGGACTCTAGGCCAAGGCTTCTCTCAACCCGAATTAAAATATCACGTGGTTGCATACGATTACGGTGTCAAAACCAACATCTTGCGTATGCTTGCAGACCGCGGTTGTAAACTCACTGTTGTACCTGCTGAAACTCCGGCTGAGAAAGTTTTGGCACTTAATCCAGATGGCGTATTCCTTTCAAACGGCCCAGGCGATCCGGCTGCTTGTGATTACGCAATCGAAGCTGTAAAAACTATTGTTGAAACCACAACATTACCTGTATTTGGTATCTGCTTAGGCCACCAAATCTTGGCACTCGCTTCTGGTGCAAAAACTGTAAAAATGAACCATGGTCACCACGGTGCTAACCACCCTGTACAAAATCTTGAAGATGGTACAGTGATGATTACTTCACAAAACCATGGTTTCGCTGTAGATGCTGAAACTTTACCGGCTAACTTAAAAGCAACGCATAAATCATTGTTCGATGGCACCTTACAAGGGATTCACCGTACAGACAAACCAGCTTTCAGCTTCCAAGGTCACCCTGAAGCAAGCCCAGGTCCACATGATTGTGCCCCATTGTTCGATCATTTCATCGAACTTATCGAAGCATCTAAACAGTAA
- a CDS encoding DOMON-like domain-containing protein: MASYELSAFDRFHAVSVVGAIEQQAPHTLNVGFWIRDPNQLIVWPQEVAAHPRQDFLWEETCFEIFVGVHDEDYYREINLSPSQAWQSYQFEEYRYPESMPPLAAYDIELNHLKRTHYGLNVSLDLGQFMQQHRLKWANLYLGLTAVLKTKEGMQYYAMQHSGKSADFHNKRDWLHQF, translated from the coding sequence ATGGCAAGTTACGAACTTTCAGCTTTTGATCGTTTTCATGCTGTTTCTGTTGTTGGCGCAATTGAACAGCAAGCACCGCACACCTTAAATGTCGGTTTTTGGATTCGTGATCCAAATCAACTCATTGTCTGGCCCCAAGAAGTCGCGGCTCATCCTCGTCAGGATTTTTTGTGGGAAGAAACTTGTTTCGAAATTTTTGTTGGCGTGCATGATGAAGATTATTATCGGGAAATTAACCTTTCCCCTTCTCAAGCATGGCAGTCTTATCAGTTTGAAGAATATCGCTATCCAGAAAGTATGCCTCCCCTTGCTGCTTACGATATCGAACTGAACCATCTCAAGCGTACTCATTATGGCTTAAATGTTAGTCTTGATTTGGGACAATTTATGCAACAGCATCGCTTGAAATGGGCAAACCTTTATTTAGGTTTAACTGCAGTTTTAAAAACCAAAGAAGGTATGCAGTACTATGCAATGCAGCATAGTGGAAAAAGTGCAGATTTCCATAATAAGCGTGACTGGTTACATCAGTTTTAA
- the yhbY gene encoding ribosome assembly RNA-binding protein YhbY: MAALSIHERKRLRQIGHVLNPVVMIGGQGLTDAVIEETLRALNDHELIKVKVAGEDREARTAVIDAIVEATGAEAVQKIGKIVLLYKKAAKQNQHLSNLVRHAHLAN, encoded by the coding sequence ATGGCCGCTTTATCTATCCATGAACGTAAACGTTTACGTCAAATTGGTCATGTGCTTAATCCGGTTGTCATGATTGGTGGACAAGGCTTAACAGATGCTGTTATCGAAGAAACTCTTCGTGCTTTAAACGACCACGAACTTATCAAAGTTAAAGTTGCTGGTGAAGACCGTGAAGCACGTACTGCTGTAATTGATGCAATTGTAGAAGCGACTGGCGCAGAAGCTGTGCAAAAGATTGGTAAAATTGTTCTACTTTACAAAAAAGCAGCTAAGCAAAACCAGCATTTGTCTAATCTTGTTCGCCACGCTCATCTAGCAAACTAA
- the rlmE gene encoding 23S rRNA (uridine(2552)-2'-O)-methyltransferase RlmE, producing MATRITNQKLSKSSRAWMREHLDDPFVKKAQKEGYRARAAYKLLEIQEKYKLIKPGMTVVDLGAAPGSWSQIAGKLVGSKGLVIASDILPMDALPDVTFLQGDFREEAVFEKLLNILNGRQVDIVISDMAPNTSGNRAVDQPRQIYLCELALDFAQKVLGPNGQFVVKVFQGAGFDEFRKQVVDSFDVLKTAKPAASRARSKEVFLVGQGRKKALQ from the coding sequence ATGGCAACACGCATTACAAACCAGAAATTGTCGAAAAGTAGTCGTGCGTGGATGAGGGAACATCTAGACGATCCTTTTGTAAAAAAAGCACAAAAGGAAGGGTATCGTGCGCGAGCAGCATATAAACTTCTTGAAATCCAAGAAAAATATAAGTTGATCAAGCCAGGCATGACAGTGGTAGATTTGGGTGCAGCTCCTGGTAGTTGGTCTCAAATTGCTGGAAAACTTGTGGGTAGCAAGGGATTAGTGATTGCTTCCGATATTTTGCCTATGGATGCTTTGCCTGATGTCACTTTTTTACAAGGCGACTTTAGAGAAGAAGCTGTATTTGAAAAATTGTTAAATATTTTAAATGGGCGACAAGTAGACATTGTAATTTCTGATATGGCCCCCAATACATCAGGTAATAGGGCTGTTGATCAACCTAGGCAGATTTACTTATGTGAACTGGCTTTAGATTTTGCTCAAAAGGTTCTTGGTCCTAATGGACAGTTTGTAGTTAAAGTGTTCCAAGGCGCAGGATTTGATGAGTTTCGTAAACAAGTGGTTGATAGTTTTGATGTGTTAAAGACAGCAAAACCGGCAGCTTCTCGGGCGCGCTCTAAAGAAGTTTTTTTGGTTGGACAAGGGCGTAAGAAAGCATTGCAATAA
- the ftsH gene encoding ATP-dependent zinc metalloprotease FtsH: MSDYFKNAVLWLIILGVLILIFSNISDRNKPTAMKYSDFVAAVNAGQIKQVTIDGLNINGEKTNGSQFETVRPQVEDTELMPSLNKQNVVVEGTAPQRQGILMQLLIASFPVLLIILLFMFFMRNMGGGAGGKNGPMSFGKSKAKMLSEDQIKVNFSDVAGCDEAKQEVVEIVDFLKDPAKFKRLGATIPRGVLMVGPPGTGKTLLAKAIAGEAKVPFFSISGSDFVEMFVGVGASRVRDMFEQAKRHAPCIIFIDEIDAVGRHRGSGTGGGHDEREQTLNQMLVEMDGFEGNEGVIVIAATNRVDVLDKALLRPGRFDRQVMVGLPDIRGREQILNVHLKKLPSVTGVDVKVLSRGTPGFSGAQLANLVNEAALFAARRNKNTVDMHDFEDAKDKIYMGPERKSMVLREEERRATAYHEAGHAIVAEILPGTDPVHKVTIMPRGWALGVTWQLPEQDQISHYKDKMLNEIAILFGGRIAEEVFIQQQSTGASNDFERATKMARAMVTKYGMSDKMGVMVYEDENQNGFFGNVGSRTISEATQQLVDEEVRRILDEQYKVARNILEGNKDIAHAMVKALMEWETIDRDQIRDIMEGREPQPPKVYVAENPVAAFEPPKDGPSTPPPLPAMN, encoded by the coding sequence TTGAGCGATTACTTCAAGAATGCCGTATTGTGGCTAATAATACTTGGTGTTCTGATTTTAATTTTCAGTAATATCAGTGACCGCAATAAGCCTACTGCGATGAAATATTCAGATTTCGTTGCAGCGGTGAATGCTGGCCAAATTAAGCAAGTCACAATTGACGGTTTAAATATTAATGGTGAAAAAACTAACGGATCGCAGTTTGAAACTGTTCGTCCGCAAGTTGAAGACACTGAGCTTATGCCGAGCTTAAATAAGCAAAATGTTGTTGTAGAGGGAACGGCTCCTCAACGTCAAGGCATTTTGATGCAACTTCTCATTGCTAGTTTCCCTGTACTGTTAATCATTCTGTTATTCATGTTCTTTATGCGTAACATGGGTGGTGGTGCAGGCGGAAAAAATGGACCGATGAGTTTTGGTAAGTCGAAAGCAAAAATGCTTTCTGAAGACCAAATCAAAGTCAATTTTTCTGACGTCGCCGGCTGTGATGAAGCAAAACAAGAAGTTGTTGAAATTGTAGATTTCTTAAAAGACCCTGCAAAATTCAAACGTTTGGGCGCTACTATTCCTCGTGGCGTACTTATGGTTGGTCCTCCGGGTACTGGTAAAACGTTATTAGCCAAAGCAATTGCTGGTGAAGCTAAAGTTCCTTTCTTCAGCATTTCAGGTTCTGACTTTGTCGAAATGTTCGTGGGTGTGGGTGCGTCCCGTGTTCGTGATATGTTCGAGCAAGCGAAGCGTCATGCGCCTTGTATTATCTTTATTGACGAGATTGATGCAGTAGGTCGTCACCGTGGTTCAGGTACAGGTGGTGGTCATGATGAACGTGAGCAAACCTTAAACCAAATGCTCGTAGAGATGGATGGTTTTGAAGGTAACGAAGGTGTAATCGTAATTGCTGCGACGAACCGTGTTGATGTCTTGGATAAAGCATTATTACGTCCAGGTCGTTTTGACCGTCAAGTAATGGTAGGTTTACCTGACATTCGTGGTCGTGAGCAGATTCTGAATGTACATTTGAAAAAATTACCTTCAGTTACGGGTGTGGATGTTAAAGTTCTATCTCGTGGTACTCCAGGTTTCTCTGGTGCACAGTTGGCAAACCTTGTTAACGAAGCTGCATTATTTGCTGCACGCCGTAATAAGAACACTGTTGACATGCATGACTTTGAAGATGCAAAAGACAAAATCTACATGGGACCAGAGCGTAAATCGATGGTTTTACGTGAAGAAGAACGTCGTGCAACTGCTTATCATGAAGCTGGTCATGCGATTGTTGCCGAGATTTTACCGGGTACAGATCCTGTTCATAAAGTAACGATTATGCCGCGTGGTTGGGCTTTAGGTGTAACTTGGCAGTTACCTGAACAAGACCAAATTAGCCACTATAAAGACAAGATGCTAAACGAAATTGCAATTTTGTTTGGTGGTCGTATTGCTGAAGAAGTATTTATCCAACAGCAATCTACTGGTGCTTCAAATGACTTTGAGCGAGCTACTAAAATGGCGCGTGCAATGGTTACGAAGTACGGTATGTCTGACAAAATGGGTGTAATGGTTTACGAAGATGAAAACCAAAATGGTTTCTTTGGTAATGTAGGAAGCCGTACGATTTCTGAAGCAACTCAACAGTTAGTTGATGAAGAAGTACGTCGTATTCTTGATGAGCAATACAAAGTTGCACGTAATATCTTGGAAGGTAATAAAGATATTGCACATGCGATGGTAAAAGCTTTGATGGAATGGGAAACAATTGATCGTGATCAAATCCGTGACATTATGGAAGGTCGTGAGCCACAACCGCCTAAAGTATATGTTGCTGAAAACCCAGTGGCTGCATTTGAACCACCAAAAGATGGTCCATCTACACCGCCACCATTGCCAGCAATGAACTAA
- the folP gene encoding dihydropteroate synthase — MQLMPLPQQILQCGQLQLDLSQPHVMGILNVTPDSFSDGGKHNQVDQAIVHALAMIEQGATIIDIGGESTRPGASEVSVEEEIRRVVPVVEALAKHNIVLSIDTSQPDVIHAAKEAGAHIWNDVRALTRPNALKTAAVLDIPVVIMHMRGEPTTMNQLDQYTDVTLDVIAELQQRVDEALNAGVKKHNIIIDPGFGFAKNAQQNLRLLKEFWKLGEMGYPILSGLSRKRFIGEALKGATADQRAVGSVTGHLLSIQQGASIVRAHDVKAMHDAILVWKAMKQA; from the coding sequence ATGCAACTAATGCCTTTGCCTCAACAAATTTTACAGTGTGGTCAGCTTCAGTTAGATCTATCACAGCCTCACGTTATGGGCATATTAAATGTCACACCAGATTCTTTTAGTGATGGTGGAAAGCATAATCAAGTAGATCAAGCGATTGTTCATGCACTAGCCATGATAGAGCAAGGTGCCACCATTATTGATATTGGTGGGGAGTCTACCCGTCCAGGAGCATCTGAAGTAAGCGTAGAAGAAGAAATACGAAGAGTTGTGCCCGTAGTTGAAGCTTTAGCTAAACATAATATTGTTCTATCAATTGATACGAGTCAGCCTGATGTCATCCATGCAGCAAAAGAAGCAGGAGCACATATTTGGAATGATGTACGTGCGCTTACTCGTCCCAATGCTTTAAAAACGGCAGCAGTTCTGGATATACCCGTAGTGATCATGCATATGCGTGGTGAGCCTACTACAATGAATCAGTTAGATCAATATACGGACGTAACCTTAGATGTTATAGCGGAGCTCCAGCAGCGCGTGGATGAAGCTTTAAATGCGGGTGTGAAAAAACATAATATTATTATTGATCCTGGGTTTGGTTTTGCAAAAAATGCGCAGCAAAATTTAAGACTACTCAAAGAATTTTGGAAGCTTGGTGAAATGGGTTATCCGATTTTATCTGGTCTTTCTCGTAAACGTTTTATTGGTGAAGCATTAAAGGGTGCAACTGCAGATCAGCGTGCGGTAGGAAGCGTTACGGGGCATTTGCTTAGTATTCAGCAAGGAGCATCAATTGTTCGAGCACATGATGTAAAAGCTATGCATGATGCAATTCTTGTTTGGAAAGCGATGAAACAAGCTTAA
- a CDS encoding DUF5713 family protein has translation MFEDLLLPMFDDEYYPDILVAELKQLIEQFAKKVQKPALADQDIYRYAHQTVIEINEMKPQFEDLDSSLDDSAADYIAEAMMMVVQDAGYLDLEMEELVMNREW, from the coding sequence ATGTTCGAAGACTTACTTCTCCCAATGTTTGATGATGAGTATTATCCAGATATTTTAGTCGCTGAACTCAAGCAGTTAATTGAACAATTTGCCAAAAAAGTTCAGAAGCCTGCTTTAGCTGATCAGGATATTTATCGATATGCTCATCAAACTGTAATTGAAATCAATGAAATGAAACCTCAGTTCGAAGATCTAGATTCTTCGTTAGATGATAGTGCTGCTGACTATATTGCTGAAGCAATGATGATGGTGGTACAGGATGCAGGATATTTAGATCTAGAAATGGAAGAGCTGGTTATGAATCGAGAGTGGTGA
- the phoD gene encoding alkaline phosphatase D family protein, which translates to MSEKISRRELIQKSLFGFGALSLPVAFTGCNDGSDEESPEAQADFLHGVASGDPLQDKVILWTRLTPVDLSAPLKVTWEIATDDQFKQNLKTGTVQTNKTDDFTVKVDATGLQAGTTYYYRFRFGSKVSPVGQTKTLPVTTNKVSFAVCSCSNYPAGYFYVYREMAKQNVDVVIHLGDYIYEYGAHGYATEDAAKLGRTLPSDNNKEIIKLDDYRKRYALYRQDKDLQAAHQRHAFIVIWDDHELANDTWRDGAENHQDNEGSFSDRKLAALQAYFEWMPIRPVSNTDHLNIYRQFNFGSLVQLTMLDTRIIARDKQLEYKDYMIASGLDAQKFQADLTDPKRTLMGYTQRDWLVDKLKQSTATWNVIGQQVLMSKMWIPAELLASLGQITSGGTSPDTLAKMTAQITELVTLKLRLEQGDPTLTVQEKARVTTLVPYNLDAWDGYYAEREFLYTKLAEFNKKIIVLAGDTHNAWTSYLYSQKGEYVGVELATSSVSSPGLEKYLSIPLAQLQQFEFAFTTLIDELAYCNLNQRGYLLVTVDDKQMQSDWIFVDSIKNAEYKVDSSRGYQLALDANLTPEKDKQKTA; encoded by the coding sequence ATGTCAGAAAAAATTTCACGCCGAGAATTAATTCAAAAAAGTCTATTCGGTTTTGGGGCGCTATCTTTGCCTGTAGCTTTTACGGGGTGTAATGATGGTTCCGATGAGGAAAGTCCAGAAGCACAAGCAGATTTTCTTCATGGAGTTGCGAGCGGCGACCCATTGCAAGATAAAGTAATTTTATGGACGCGGTTAACACCAGTAGACCTTAGTGCACCTCTTAAGGTGACTTGGGAAATTGCTACCGATGATCAGTTCAAGCAGAATTTAAAGACTGGTACGGTTCAAACGAATAAAACTGACGATTTTACTGTGAAAGTTGATGCAACAGGTCTACAAGCGGGTACGACTTATTATTATCGCTTTCGATTTGGTAGCAAAGTCTCGCCAGTAGGGCAAACAAAAACATTACCTGTAACTACCAATAAGGTCAGCTTCGCAGTATGTTCTTGTTCTAATTATCCTGCGGGTTATTTTTACGTTTATCGTGAAATGGCTAAACAGAATGTGGATGTAGTCATTCATTTGGGCGATTATATTTATGAATATGGGGCTCATGGCTATGCGACAGAAGATGCTGCAAAGTTGGGTCGTACTTTACCGTCCGATAATAATAAAGAAATTATTAAATTAGATGATTATCGCAAACGTTATGCGCTCTATCGTCAGGATAAAGACTTGCAGGCGGCTCATCAGCGTCATGCTTTTATTGTAATTTGGGATGACCATGAGTTAGCGAATGATACTTGGCGTGATGGTGCGGAAAACCATCAAGATAATGAAGGATCTTTTTCTGATCGTAAGTTGGCTGCTCTACAGGCTTATTTTGAATGGATGCCAATTCGCCCTGTTTCTAACACAGATCATCTAAATATTTATCGTCAGTTTAACTTTGGTTCGTTGGTTCAATTAACCATGTTAGATACACGTATTATTGCGCGAGATAAACAGCTCGAATATAAAGACTATATGATAGCTTCTGGTTTAGATGCTCAAAAGTTTCAGGCTGATTTAACAGATCCAAAGCGTACTTTAATGGGATATACGCAAAGGGATTGGCTGGTCGATAAATTAAAGCAATCTACAGCAACATGGAATGTGATTGGTCAGCAAGTCTTAATGAGTAAAATGTGGATTCCAGCTGAGTTGTTGGCATCGCTGGGGCAAATTACTTCAGGCGGAACTTCGCCTGATACGTTAGCTAAAATGACTGCTCAAATTACAGAATTAGTCACATTAAAATTACGATTAGAGCAGGGTGATCCAACTTTAACTGTTCAAGAAAAAGCTCGAGTCACAACTTTAGTTCCATATAACCTTGATGCTTGGGATGGTTACTATGCTGAGCGAGAGTTTTTGTACACTAAATTGGCAGAGTTTAATAAGAAAATTATTGTTTTGGCGGGCGATACTCATAATGCGTGGACATCTTACTTATATAGCCAAAAGGGTGAATATGTCGGGGTTGAACTGGCTACAAGTTCGGTTTCTTCACCGGGTCTTGAAAAATATTTAAGTATTCCTTTAGCTCAGTTGCAACAGTTTGAATTTGCTTTTACTACGCTTATCGATGAGTTGGCCTATTGTAATTTAAATCAGCGGGGTTATCTGTTGGTTACAGTGGATGATAAGCAGATGCAATCGGATTGGATTTTTGTAGATTCAATTAAAAATGCAGAATATAAAGTAGATTCTAGTCGAGGTTATCAATTGGCGTTGGATGCGAATTTAACACCTGAAAAAGATAAGCAAAAAACTGCTTAA
- the folD gene encoding bifunctional methylenetetrahydrofolate dehydrogenase/methenyltetrahydrofolate cyclohydrolase FolD has product MALVLDGRALAKQIEENLSVRVEALKAKTGRTPILATILVGDDGASATYVRMKGNACRRVGMDSLKIELPQETTTEQLLAEIEKLNANPDVHGILLQHPVPAQIDERACFDAISLAKDVDGVTCLGFGRMAMGEAAYGSATPAGIMTILKENNIEIAGKHAVVVGRSAILGKPMAMMLLQANATVTICHSRTQNLPELVKQADIIVGAVGKAELIQKDWIKQGAVVVDAGFHPRDGGGVGDIQLQGIEEIASAYTPVPGGVGPMTITTLIRQTVEAAEKALG; this is encoded by the coding sequence GTGGCATTGGTTTTAGACGGTCGTGCATTAGCAAAGCAAATTGAAGAAAATTTGTCAGTACGTGTTGAAGCTTTAAAAGCTAAAACAGGTCGTACCCCAATTTTGGCGACTATTTTGGTTGGGGATGATGGCGCATCTGCAACTTATGTACGCATGAAAGGAAATGCTTGCCGTCGAGTAGGCATGGATTCTTTAAAAATTGAATTGCCACAAGAAACGACAACAGAACAATTATTAGCAGAAATTGAAAAACTTAATGCTAATCCGGATGTACACGGTATTCTTTTACAACATCCAGTTCCTGCACAGATTGATGAACGCGCATGTTTTGATGCAATCTCATTAGCTAAAGATGTTGATGGCGTAACATGTCTTGGCTTTGGCCGTATGGCTATGGGTGAAGCTGCCTATGGTTCAGCGACTCCTGCGGGCATTATGACCATTTTAAAAGAAAACAATATTGAAATTGCTGGTAAACATGCGGTTGTGGTTGGTCGTTCTGCAATTTTAGGTAAACCAATGGCAATGATGCTTTTGCAAGCCAATGCAACAGTAACGATTTGCCATTCACGCACACAAAACTTACCTGAGCTAGTGAAACAAGCTGACATTATTGTGGGTGCAGTTGGTAAAGCTGAACTTATCCAAAAAGATTGGATTAAACAAGGTGCGGTGGTTGTAGATGCTGGTTTCCATCCTCGTGATGGCGGTGGTGTTGGTGATATCCAACTACAAGGTATTGAAGAAATTGCTTCTGCTTATACACCAGTACCAGGTGGTGTTGGTCCAATGACCATTACAACTTTGATTCGTCAAACTGTAGAAGCTGCTGAAAAAGCTTTAGGTTAA
- a CDS encoding class I SAM-dependent methyltransferase, translated as MSCTFQLSKAPEHLLQALNEVIPHCELMVQQLPETPISLWLIPPVFPTDRLDDEVIRRIWNDTPYWIFCWASGLAMAQWLLAEPHHVKDKVILDFGAGSGVVAIAAKMAGAKRVICCDIDQVSLNACRENALLNNVELEYLDDLYKAEQVDVLLAADVLYDQCNRFFLDEFLKFSSEVWVADSRVKNFSHPKYQKIDERSASTWPDLDEAKEFRNVSFYKTL; from the coding sequence ATGAGCTGCACCTTTCAACTGTCCAAAGCCCCTGAACATTTACTTCAAGCACTCAATGAAGTGATCCCTCATTGTGAATTGATGGTACAACAGTTACCAGAAACACCTATTTCTTTATGGTTGATTCCACCTGTTTTTCCAACTGATCGCTTAGATGACGAAGTTATTCGCCGTATTTGGAATGATACGCCGTATTGGATTTTTTGTTGGGCTTCAGGTTTAGCGATGGCTCAATGGTTACTTGCAGAGCCACATCATGTTAAAGATAAAGTCATTTTGGATTTTGGAGCGGGTTCTGGTGTCGTCGCAATTGCTGCAAAAATGGCAGGAGCGAAACGAGTCATCTGCTGTGATATTGATCAAGTTAGTTTGAATGCTTGCCGTGAAAACGCTTTACTTAATAACGTTGAGCTAGAATATTTAGATGATTTATATAAGGCTGAGCAGGTTGATGTTTTATTGGCAGCTGATGTTTTATATGATCAATGTAACCGCTTTTTCTTAGATGAATTTTTAAAGTTTTCGTCAGAAGTCTGGGTAGCTGATAGCCGTGTTAAAAACTTTAGTCATCCTAAATATCAAAAGATTGATGAAAGAAGTGCTTCTACATGGCCTGATCTGGATGAAGCTAAAGAATTTAGAAATGTGAGTTTTTATAAGACGCTGTAA
- the kgtP gene encoding MFS transporter: MERLMVDQPSTATTPHSNLDTKTRLKSILGGSAGNLVEWYDWYVYAAFTLYFAHAFFPKGSQTAQLLQAAAIFAVGFLMRPIGAWIMGIYSDRKGRKAGLTLSVTLMCIGSLLIAVTPSYESIGVFAPLLLVVARLIQGLSVGGEYGASATYLSEMAERNRRGFFSSFQYVTLIAGQLTALCVLLILQMVLTEEQLHDWGWRIPFFIGALLAIVVFRIRRGLLETQSFKNAQTETDQPKSGMFALFKHYPKEAFTVLFLTAGGTLAFYTYTTYLQKYLVNTSGFTKPEATQITTLALFIFMCLQPVAGALSDRIGRKPLMIFFGITGVLFTYVLFDALANTHNYWTAFWLCFGGLVMVTGYTSINAVVKAELFPAHIRALGVALPYAIANTLFGGTAEFFALSFKEAGHESWYFIYVSIMIFISLIIYIFMKDTKHHSKIKEH; the protein is encoded by the coding sequence ATGGAGCGACTCATGGTTGATCAACCTTCTACCGCAACAACTCCACATTCTAATTTAGATACAAAAACCCGCCTAAAATCAATTTTGGGTGGTTCTGCCGGTAACCTTGTCGAATGGTACGACTGGTATGTATATGCAGCATTCACGCTCTATTTTGCTCATGCATTTTTCCCAAAAGGAAGCCAGACGGCTCAACTCCTTCAAGCGGCCGCAATTTTTGCTGTAGGCTTTTTAATGCGCCCGATCGGTGCATGGATTATGGGAATCTATTCAGACCGTAAAGGACGCAAAGCGGGTCTCACCCTTTCCGTCACTTTAATGTGTATAGGTTCGCTTCTTATCGCCGTGACACCAAGTTATGAAAGTATTGGTGTATTTGCCCCTCTTCTTTTAGTTGTCGCCCGTTTAATTCAAGGCTTAAGTGTAGGCGGCGAATATGGTGCTAGTGCTACCTATTTAAGTGAAATGGCGGAAAGAAATCGACGTGGTTTTTTCTCTAGCTTCCAATATGTAACATTGATTGCTGGCCAGCTCACAGCCCTATGTGTTCTATTAATATTACAAATGGTATTAACTGAAGAACAACTACATGATTGGGGATGGCGTATCCCATTCTTTATCGGGGCTTTACTTGCTATTGTAGTTTTCCGTATTCGACGTGGCCTACTAGAAACCCAATCTTTTAAAAATGCTCAAACTGAAACAGACCAGCCTAAATCAGGCATGTTTGCTTTATTTAAACATTATCCGAAAGAAGCGTTCACAGTATTGTTTTTAACAGCTGGCGGGACTTTAGCTTTCTATACTTACACGACTTATCTGCAAAAATATTTAGTGAATACTTCTGGATTTACTAAACCTGAAGCTACCCAAATTACAACTTTAGCGCTATTTATTTTTATGTGTCTACAGCCGGTAGCGGGTGCTTTATCGGATCGCATTGGTCGAAAACCCCTTATGATTTTCTTCGGAATAACAGGTGTTTTATTCACTTATGTTTTATTTGATGCACTCGCAAATACACATAACTACTGGACAGCCTTCTGGTTATGTTTTGGCGGTCTTGTAATGGTGACTGGTTATACTTCAATTAATGCCGTAGTTAAAGCTGAGCTTTTCCCTGCACATATTCGCGCTTTAGGTGTTGCATTACCTTACGCAATTGCCAATACATTATTTGGCGGAACAGCAGAGTTCTTTGCTTTAAGTTTTAAAGAAGCTGGGCATGAATCTTGGTATTTTATTTATGTAAGTATCATGATCTTTATTTCTCTCATTATTTATATTTTTATGAAAGACACTAAGCATCACTCAAAAATTAAAGAACACTAA